Proteins encoded in a region of the Pelmatolapia mariae isolate MD_Pm_ZW linkage group LG6, Pm_UMD_F_2, whole genome shotgun sequence genome:
- the lrrtm1 gene encoding leucine-rich repeat transmembrane neuronal protein 1, producing MLMDFLLIGLYLKWPLKKPPGLILCSLGIFLRTVPLVEGVCPRLCRCDSKLLYCEGLNLTDIPRNLSSAMGLSMRENNLTELREGQLAGLSQLTWLYLDHNSIDVVEEGAFDKLRRVKELDLSNNRIESLPNGTFRPLPNLRILDLSYNRLQALEPDLFHGLRKLTNLHLRYNALKFVPVRIFQDCRSMQFLDLGYNQLQSLARNSFAGLFKLTELHLEHNELVKVNLAHFPRLISLRTLYMHNNRATIVVNTLDWTWHFLEKIDLSANEIEYIEPHVFESTPNLKVLMLDSNRLTSVDQRILDSWSSLDSITLAGNDWECSRNVCALATWLSAFRGQHDNSLLCSSPDTAQGEDVLDAVYAFQLCEDPPVEVTTAGLYASTRDLGPITPNPYEGEGSEVVTNSFTVTVGHDDLESTMQIHKVVTGTMALIFSFLIIVLMLYVAWKCFPAGIRQLRQCFSSQRRKQKQKQSMQQMAAISTPEYYVDYKPNHIEGALVIINEYGSCTCQQQASRECEV from the coding sequence ATGCTAATGGATTTCCTTCTAATTGGACTGTACTTAAAGTGGCCACTGAAGAAGCCCCCTGGGTTGATACTGTGTTCATTGGGCATTTTTCTAAGAACAGTTCCCTTGGTAGAGGGGGTTTGTCCAAGGTTGTGCCGCTGCGACAGCAAGCTGCTGTACTGCGAGGGGCTCAACCTCACAGACATTCCCCGCAATCTGAGCAGTGCCATGGGCCTGTCCATGAGAGAGAACAACTTAACGGAGCTGCGTGAAGGCCAACTGGCTGGTCTGTCACAGCTCACCTGGCTCTATTTAGATCACAACAGCATTGACGTTGTAGAGGAGGGTGCATTTGACAAGCTGAGACGAGTCAAGGAGTTAGACCTGAGCAACAACCGGATTGAGAGTCTGCCAAATGGCACCTTTAGGCCCCTCCCAAACCTCCGTATCTTGGACCTCTCATACAACAGGCTGCAGGCACTAGAGCCTGACCTGTTCCACGGCCTTAGAAAGCTCACCAATTTGCATTTGCGCTACAATGCTCTCAAATTTGTGCCAGTGCGGATTTTTCAGGACTGCAGGAGCATGCAGTTTCTGGACTTGGGATACAACCAACTGCAGAGCCTGGCACGAAACTCCTTCGCTGGCCTCTTTAAGTTGACTGAGTTGCATCTTGAGCACAATGAGCTAGTTAAAGTCAACCTAGCCCACTTCCCACGCCTCATCTCTTTACGCACTCTGTACATGCACAACAATCGTGCCACTATTGTTGTAAACACACTAGACTGGACATGGCACTTTTTAGAGAAGATTGACCTGTCAGCAAACGAAATCGAGTACATCGAGCCACATGTTTTTGAGAGTACACCAAACCTCAAGGTACTGATGCTAGACTCTAATCGTTTGACCTCTGTGGACCAGCGCATTCTGGATTCGTGGTCATCTCTGGACAGCATTACCCTGGCAGGGAATGACTGGGAGTGCAGCCGCAATGTGTGTGCCTTGGCCACTTGGCTGAGTGCCTTCCGAGGCCAGCATGACAATTCCCTGCTGTGTTCAAGCCCTGACACAGCACAGGGTGAGGATGTGTTGGATGCCGTCTATGCTTTTCAGCTATGTGAGGATCCCCCAGTAGAGGTGACCACAGCAGGCCTGTACGCCTCCACGAGGGATCTGGGCCCCATTACTCCCAACCCCTATGAGGGCGAGGGTAGTGAAGTGGTCACAAATTCTTTCACTGTCACAGTGGGCCATGATGACCTAGAGAGCACCATGCAGATCCACAAGGTGGTAACAGGCACCATGGCACTCATCTTCTCCTTTCTCATCATAGTGCTCATGCTATACGTGGCATGGAAGTGCTTTCCAGCTGGAATAAGGCAACTGAGGCAGTGCTTCAGCAGTCAGCGCCGTAAGCAGAAGCAAAAGCAAAGcatgcagcagatggctgcaaTTTCTACACCAGAGTACTATGTTGACTATAAACCTAACCATATTGAGGGAGCTTTGGTAATCATCAATGAATATGGCTCTTGCACTTGCCAACAACAAGCTTCTCGGGAATGTGAAGTGTGA